The Shewanella pealeana ATCC 700345 genome contains the following window.
GCTGGTTCGATAAATCGCTACCTTGGCGTTTGGCTAAGGCTAACTATGATAATGCTCTTATCTTAGCCCCCAGTGATGCTTACCTGCAGAGTCTGCCCTACGGCAAGCTACCCGATAGAGGGGACTTTAAACATTTAGATAGTGACAGCAGGATTAAATATTGGCAAAAGTCGGCATCGATGAGTAAGAAATTAGCCGATGATTTAGCTGAAGTTATTGATAAAGGCCTACTGGCTGAACGTTTAGAACGGCTATAGTTTCTGCAATAAATCGCACTATGTTGCTGTCTAATTAGTGAGTACCTAGTCATTTGTGCTCGCTGGCTGAAATTTGTGCAGATGCTACACTTTAGCTTTATTGGCAGCGGTAAAAATGATGTGACCTACCTATTTAAAGGAGGGAGGTTATTATGCAGACTCAAGAGATGGCATTATTGGCGCACGACGCCTTATTGTTGCCTGGAGGGCGGGTCGAGATCCGCGTGATCGCTCCTCGTTGTCTGAATATGATCGCCGAGACTCTCAAGGGGCATTATCCTCTGGTGTTCGGTATGAGCAAAGCCAATAGTAACCCTCCCTGCTATGAGACTGCCACTCAGTGTGAGGTCATTGATTTTAACCAACTCGATGATGACTCTTTAGGGATTATTCTCGAAGGTAAGCAAAGGGTTAAAATTCTTTCAGCGGCTGAGCGTCGAGATGGAACTTGGATCTGTCGAGTATTGCCAAGCAATAATTGGCAGCAAGAACCTATCTATGGTGAGTTTGAGCTTATCAGCGCCGCACTGCAGCAGTTTTATGAGGTCAATCCTGAGCTATTCGGCCTGTATGAGAACGATATCCATCTCGAAGATGCTTCTTGGGTCAGTCAGCGCTGGTTAGAAGTGTTACCACTGTATAATCAGGATAAATTACGTCTGCTCAATCAGCCTAACTGCCATAAGACGATGAACTTCGTATTAGAGCTAATCAAGTCTCACGCTAGAGACAATCCTCACTCTTAGTTTTGTATAGAGTAGTTTTGTATAGAGTAGTTTGGTATAGAGTAGCTTGATATAGAACAGCTTGATATGGAACAGCTTGATATAGAATAGCTTGATATAGAATAGCTAGATATAGAACAGCTAGATATAGAATGGCCTGATTTGAGAGCCTCCTGCTCTAGAGTCGAGGCCGTTTTGATAACTAGTTATTTCCGCTAGCGATAGGTTCAGATGGCAGATTGTTTATTGATAGTCGATAGTTTTTTGATAGTAGACCGAGTTTTGCTAGAGTAGCGTCACTTCTGTTTAGCCCTCTTATGTTTTGAGTCTTATGAGTTCCTCTGTTCGTGCCACCCAAGCTTCTTATGTAGTGTTACCTGAAACGGTAACCGATAAACCTACCGTGCTTAGCTTCCTTGTGAGCCAATTTCCAGCAATAGCCGAAGCGGTTTGGCAAAAGCGCATTGTTGACGGTAAAGTCCATTGGCGTGATGGCACGCTTATTACGGCTCAAACGGCGTTTATTCCCCGCGAGCGGGTCTACTATTACCGAGAAGTGGAGCAGGAGTCATTAATTCCTTTCAAAGAAAAATGCTTGTTGCAAACAGACGAGTTTCTGTTGGTATTCAAGCCTCACTTTTTGGCGGTCAATCCGAGCGGCAACTTCGTCAATGAGTGTCTGGTGAATCGGTTACGCTTAAAAACGGGTAATCAGCAAATCGTCGCGGCTCATCGTCTAGACAGAGCGACGGCGGGGGTGATGTTACTGAGTCAGAAGAGCGAGACTCGTCATGATTATCACGAGTTGTTCAAGAGTGGCCAGATCCAAAAGACCTACCAAGCGGTTGCACCATTAAACAATCAAATCAAGCAAATGTTAGAGCAAGGCTCTCTGACTCTGCCTATGCATTGGACGGTGAAGAACCGGATAAGCAAAACGACTCCCAGTTTTAGAATGTGTATTAGCGACGGGGAGGCGAATAGCCACTCAGAGATCCGTTTAATCGAGACTTTTGGAGGCTATGGCCTGTTCGAGCTAGTCCCTGTAACGGGGCGGACTCATCAACTCAGAGTGCATATGATGAGCCTTGGCATGTCTATTCTTAATGATAGACTCTACCCCGAGTTACTCGATAAAGCCGCTGATGATTTTGCAAAGCCACTCAAGTTAATGGCAAGGCGACTCAGTTTTACCGACCCCATCACTGATGAAGATGTCGATGTGAGTTGCGACGGCTTTAACCTACAAGATGAAGTACAAAATCTATAAATGTTATTACTGACTTTTGATAGATTTATTCTTGCTAGGACCTAGGACCTAGGACCTAGGACCTAGGACCTAGGACCTAGGACCAGGCTTAGAACGCTCGCATGCTCGCTTCGAGGACGTTTCGCGGCGTCCTGCTATAAAGCCAAAATACGGCATTTATCTATTAGCCTTGGCTTTTCCGTCTTAGCCTTTATCGGCTGTTACATCTTAGCTTTTACCTAGGATCTCGAACCTGCTTTTCCTAGGGCCTAGGCTTTATGACCTAATGCCTTGGCGGTAAAAACTCGGTTTCGCTCATATCTGAATGCAATACGCCAATTTTGGTTGGTGCGCCGTCGGCCGCAATCTCCACAACCCCTATGCCACTGTTGTTGACTAAGCGTTTACTGCGCTCGCCATTGGGGCGTCGACCACGAATAGACATACGTTTACGCTTAGTAAAAAAGTTAAGCGGTGAGAAATGCCCATACAACCAACCATTAAGCTTATCGAAGATCGGCAGTAACTTTTCGGGGAATTGATTCTTAAAACCACTGCAGGTGATCTGATAAATTTGTGGCCCCCCATGACGAAAACGAATCCTGACGTCATAGCTAAATGAGTAGTGCACATCGCCCGATAGAATGATGAACTGCTCCGGTGTTTTTCGGTGCTGGAAGATGCTTAGTAAGGTGTTTGCCGTGCCGGGGTGGGCCATCCAGTTTTCGGCATCGACCAGTAATGAACCGCCACATAGAGTCGCGACTCGCTGAACGGTTTCAATCAGCTTCACGCCGTACATGGGGGCGGGGGATACGATGATGACATTAGGCTGGTTAACCAGTTCGGCTTGAAACTCCATCAAGGCTTCCCAGTCCATTAACCCAGAGGGTTTCCCTAAGTTAGACTCACTGCGCCAGCGTCGAGTACGGGTATCGAGAACGAGTAACTTCGGCGTGGTTTGTAGGCTGTAATGCCAGTGCTCAAAACTCAGTAGCTTTTCGATGAGTGCATCCTGGGCATCGGCTGTAGGCTGCTCAAAAAAGCGATTCAGATCTGGGGTGATCTCGCCATCGAAGCGACTCGGTGCATTGCCGAGCCCTTGAAAAAGAGTATAAGCAATTAATGCATTGCCTATTATTCGCTTTGAAAATGCATGGCCATAGGCGGCTAACTCCCACCTAGCAGTAAGATTCCAGTCATCGGTAATATCGTGATCATCGAAAATCATATAGGTAGGCACATGTGCCATTAAGCGCCTCACTTGTTTTAAGCCTGCTTTAAATTCGAGTAAGTGGGTCCACTCTCGCTGCCACCTTTGGTTGTGGGTTTTACTTAACCCGCTCACATCTTTTGGAATTTCAATTAGCTGCCACAGCTCTGGCGACCAATAAAGTAGATAGAGCGCAATTAACTCATTGAGGCTAACCAGATGGTTTTCTGCAATCGAGGAGGTAAATATCGGGTGATTGATATACCAGCTTGTAATGGCGGTCTTTGCCTTGTACTGGGTCTTGGGCAGCAGGTTTATGTGCCGCTGATACATGGCGGCAGGCTGGTAACTGATCTGGCTAGAATCTGTAAGCGGGGCATCGACAAACTCTTCTTGATTAAGACCCAAAATCTCGATGACCTGACCAATGGCAAACAGCATCGGGCCAGCAACATCATCAACATAGACTTGATCGCCACTCATCATTAACAAGGCGGGGCGCTGGTTGATATTTGGGTTCTGCAGCAATTGGGTGTCGGCGGCAACTAAGGCGTCGCTACTGTGATGGTGTGCGTTACGACAAGATCCATGCAGCAGCTTATCTATTTGAGGCTTGACGACAAACTCACAGGGCTTTGTATCGGGATAATTTAGTGTGTCTAAGTCATCAAATAGATTTTTCGCGTTAGCATCAAATACTTGATATTGCAGAGTGGTGTTTCTGGGCAGCAGCTTATCTTGGGAAACGTTTATCAGGTATTGAAAGGCATGCTCACCGAGGCGAATACAGTGCGCTTCCTTATCGCTTAGCTGGCGATCAAACTCTGCGCCCATAAGTGCCAAGCGTAAGCCAGATAAGCGCTCGCGACTGACAAACCACAAGGTGAAGTGCTGCTCGTCGCAGTGTCGCAAAATAGGGCCGGCAATAATGAGAGGCAGGGAAGTTGCAGATGGCATGGAGAGACTCTTTAGTAAAGTAGGCTTTTTCAAGAGTAAACCAGTGCTTAGAGGATGAAAACCCCTTAAGCTAGGTGACTGACTTTTTGGCCCATTTTATGGATTAATGGATGGTAACTATGGCAAAGATTATGGTGACGGGCGCAACAGGTTTATTGGGGCGGGCCGTGGTCA
Protein-coding sequences here:
- a CDS encoding LON peptidase substrate-binding domain-containing protein, with the translated sequence MQTQEMALLAHDALLLPGGRVEIRVIAPRCLNMIAETLKGHYPLVFGMSKANSNPPCYETATQCEVIDFNQLDDDSLGIILEGKQRVKILSAAERRDGTWICRVLPSNNWQQEPIYGEFELISAALQQFYEVNPELFGLYENDIHLEDASWVSQRWLEVLPLYNQDKLRLLNQPNCHKTMNFVLELIKSHARDNPHS
- a CDS encoding pseudouridine synthase yields the protein MSSSVRATQASYVVLPETVTDKPTVLSFLVSQFPAIAEAVWQKRIVDGKVHWRDGTLITAQTAFIPRERVYYYREVEQESLIPFKEKCLLQTDEFLLVFKPHFLAVNPSGNFVNECLVNRLRLKTGNQQIVAAHRLDRATAGVMLLSQKSETRHDYHELFKSGQIQKTYQAVAPLNNQIKQMLEQGSLTLPMHWTVKNRISKTTPSFRMCISDGEANSHSEIRLIETFGGYGLFELVPVTGRTHQLRVHMMSLGMSILNDRLYPELLDKAADDFAKPLKLMARRLSFTDPITDEDVDVSCDGFNLQDEVQNL
- a CDS encoding alkaline phosphatase D family protein, whose translation is MPSATSLPLIIAGPILRHCDEQHFTLWFVSRERLSGLRLALMGAEFDRQLSDKEAHCIRLGEHAFQYLINVSQDKLLPRNTTLQYQVFDANAKNLFDDLDTLNYPDTKPCEFVVKPQIDKLLHGSCRNAHHHSSDALVAADTQLLQNPNINQRPALLMMSGDQVYVDDVAGPMLFAIGQVIEILGLNQEEFVDAPLTDSSQISYQPAAMYQRHINLLPKTQYKAKTAITSWYINHPIFTSSIAENHLVSLNELIALYLLYWSPELWQLIEIPKDVSGLSKTHNQRWQREWTHLLEFKAGLKQVRRLMAHVPTYMIFDDHDITDDWNLTARWELAAYGHAFSKRIIGNALIAYTLFQGLGNAPSRFDGEITPDLNRFFEQPTADAQDALIEKLLSFEHWHYSLQTTPKLLVLDTRTRRWRSESNLGKPSGLMDWEALMEFQAELVNQPNVIIVSPAPMYGVKLIETVQRVATLCGGSLLVDAENWMAHPGTANTLLSIFQHRKTPEQFIILSGDVHYSFSYDVRIRFRHGGPQIYQITCSGFKNQFPEKLLPIFDKLNGWLYGHFSPLNFFTKRKRMSIRGRRPNGERSKRLVNNSGIGVVEIAADGAPTKIGVLHSDMSETEFLPPRH